Within Candidatus Goldiibacteriota bacterium, the genomic segment GCAGGCAGCAGAAAAACACACCGCAGAACGAATAGAGGAACTGACGCTGGAATATAACATGGAACGCCAGGACGCCATCACATCTGAAATCCTGGACATAATCGCAGGTGCCGAAGCTGTGGAGGGGAAGTAAAAAAAGCGATTTAAGCTATAAGCAGTTAAGCATAAGCGATAGCTATGTGATTGTGTAGGTTGAAGCGGGCTTATTTGCCTTGGTAGGCGCACCCTTTTAGGGTGCGGCAGTTGATTTTCGTCTTGCTACTGAACTTTCGGAATGCTTTGCCGTCTTGCTTCCGTCCCTCCGGACATCTATTTTTTTGCCCCGGTAGACGCGGGTCTTCAGCCCGCGGCAGTAGTTTTTTTAGCAGCCGTTAGTCTTCAAGTTCTTCGTTGCAGCAAGCATGCGCAGCGAAAATTCCGGTGATGAAGCGGGTTTACGGGCAAGTAAGCAGGGACAATTTGATTTTAAACAACGCGCCTTAAAAAGCTAGGCTGCAAATTTAAATCGACCATTCGTCCCTCGAATATAATTAATGGATTATGGGAAATGTGTTTATGGGATAAGAGTATTAAGTCTTCTAAATGATTCTTCAACGTGATTTACTTCCAAATTGAATTTTCTGTCCTTATGTGTTAACGTGATAACATCACGGGAAAAAGGGTAAAAAGTTTAACGGCCGGTTTTTTAATTTCTATTTAAAAAACGTGGCATCAGTTTTATTATCCGTGAAATTAAAAACAATAATGGAGGGAATATGAAAAAAGAGACAAAGTGGTTGGTCATCTGGCTTGCTGTGGCTTATGTGATTTTGGTTACAGGAAGAGCATTATATTTAATGAACACACCCGAAAAAGCTGTAACGCAGGATAAAGGTTTTGCCGGACCTCAAATTTCTTCCACTGCAAGCGTAAGAAATTACGCTAAGGTGATGTTTAAGACTCCCGCGGGATTAATGCAGATAGGGCAGACATATGAAAAATCCGCGCAGGTATATAACGCGACAAATGATTTTGATAGTTACGAAAAAACACTGCGTGACACTGTTAAAAAGGAAGAAGCTTTAATACAAAAAGAAGAAGTCTCAGGAATGAAAGGCGGCAGGACAATAGAAATGGCAATAGGAGTATACCCGGAAAAATTTGATTCGGTAGCGGAACAGCTTAAACGGCTCGGAGATAACCGCCATTTCAGGGTTACAAAAACGGATAAAACCGCAGAGTACAGAAAACTGCGCGCGGAAAAAGCGGCTCTTGAAGAAAGGAA encodes:
- a CDS encoding DUF4349 domain-containing protein, producing the protein MKKETKWLVIWLAVAYVILVTGRALYLMNTPEKAVTQDKGFAGPQISSTASVRNYAKVMFKTPAGLMQIGQTYEKSAQVYNATNDFDSYEKTLRDTVKKEEALIQKEEVSGMKGGRTIEMAIGVYPEKFDSVAEQLKRLGDNRHFRVTKTDKTAEYRKLRAEKAALEERKKSLLQLKSRNGKIEELIALENKIYDIVKEIHGLDLSIGEFEGVKDFCTIYFTLLETGMKPDKNAFIWDAMEWAFWKLLVIVIIALIASMAVTFAVKVWASIKTPAVVSTEPAQSVSKNDTPVDQVESLKKSKRK